One region of Skermanella mucosa genomic DNA includes:
- a CDS encoding NAD(P)/FAD-dependent oxidoreductase yields the protein MTAGPIRAAAQDCQKPTLRTKVKEMPDQTPLQSGAVIIGGGFTGLAAAMDLAKRGRPVTVIEADTSLGGLAGGFEVAGQNLEKFYHHWFASDQHIMDMIKELGKEDRIVLRPTRTGMYYAKNFFRLSSPLDVLKFTPLSPINRIRLGLLVFQVRAVKDWRELEGLTVKQWLTKLCGEEVYRVVWEPLMVGKFGSVADEISAVWFWKKLVLRGGSRGSKGQEILAYYTGGFAALADAAGDYIRRAGGRVLLGTKATGLTVEQGRVTGVVTSAGTIPATTVLSTAPLSITADIFEGQLPADYLAKLRRIRYLANVCIVLQLDRSLSDTYWLNVNDPTFPFVGIIEHTNFEPPASYAGRHIVYLSRYLQTDDPLYGMSPEEAMEYALPHIQRMFPKFDRSWIKDSHVWRAEHAQPVVERNYSSLMPAMESPLPNLFVSTMAQVYPEDRGTNYAVREGHKASELMLRWLGAAVPA from the coding sequence ATGACCGCCGGCCCGATCCGCGCTGCCGCTCAAGACTGCCAGAAACCGACGCTCAGAACCAAGGTCAAAGAAATGCCCGATCAAACCCCTCTCCAGTCCGGCGCCGTCATCATCGGTGGCGGGTTCACGGGACTGGCCGCCGCGATGGACCTCGCGAAGCGAGGTCGGCCGGTCACCGTGATCGAAGCCGACACCAGTCTCGGCGGTCTTGCCGGCGGTTTCGAGGTGGCCGGGCAGAACCTGGAGAAGTTTTATCATCACTGGTTTGCCAGTGATCAGCACATCATGGACATGATCAAGGAATTGGGGAAGGAAGACAGGATCGTCCTGCGCCCGACCAGGACCGGCATGTACTATGCGAAGAACTTTTTCCGCCTCAGCAGCCCGTTGGACGTCTTGAAGTTCACGCCGCTGAGCCCGATCAACCGCATAAGGCTCGGCCTTTTGGTTTTCCAGGTGCGCGCGGTCAAGGACTGGCGCGAACTCGAAGGTTTGACCGTCAAGCAGTGGCTGACCAAGCTGTGCGGCGAGGAAGTCTACCGGGTGGTCTGGGAACCGCTGATGGTCGGCAAGTTCGGCTCGGTCGCGGACGAGATCTCCGCCGTGTGGTTCTGGAAAAAGCTGGTGCTGCGGGGCGGCAGCCGTGGCTCCAAGGGTCAGGAGATCCTTGCCTACTACACGGGTGGCTTCGCGGCCCTGGCGGATGCGGCGGGTGACTACATAAGGAGGGCCGGCGGGCGCGTCCTGCTGGGAACCAAAGCCACCGGACTGACGGTCGAGCAGGGACGGGTTACCGGCGTCGTCACCTCGGCGGGGACGATCCCCGCTACCACGGTGCTCTCGACCGCTCCGCTGTCGATCACCGCCGACATTTTCGAAGGTCAGCTTCCAGCCGATTACCTTGCCAAGCTACGGCGTATCCGGTACCTCGCTAACGTTTGCATCGTCCTGCAACTGGATCGCAGCCTGTCGGACACCTATTGGCTCAACGTCAACGATCCGACCTTCCCCTTCGTCGGCATCATCGAGCACACCAACTTCGAGCCGCCGGCCTCCTACGCCGGACGGCACATCGTCTATCTTTCGCGATACCTGCAGACCGACGATCCGCTCTATGGCATGTCGCCCGAGGAGGCGATGGAGTATGCCCTGCCGCACATCCAGCGGATGTTTCCGAAGTTCGACCGCTCCTGGATCAAGGACTCCCACGTCTGGCGCGCCGAGCACGCGCAGCCGGTAGTGGAGCGCAATTATTCCAGCCTGATGCCGGCCATGGAGTCCCCGCTGCCCAATCTGTTCGTCTCGACCATGGCGCAGGTCTATCCGGAAGATCGCGGGACCAATTACGCGGTGCGCGAGGGCCACAAGGCGTCCGAGCTGATGCTGCGCTGGCTGGGGGCTGCCGTCCCGGCGTGA
- a CDS encoding lysylphosphatidylglycerol synthase transmembrane domain-containing protein, which translates to MRTLVGFAITAVFVFLVARQLSPAQVLDTLASLDPAWLIAAVLSLAAGYLLRIVRWHIMLRAQASDVSLFGCAGPFMISIAVNNTMPLRAGDVVRIFAFRDRLGLQPSFVAGTLLVERILDLCVLLCLFFLTLTLVPSSAVPQTLVTLAGWFAVAVVVALGVVFLVPLHARRLVDLVAGSGALRGNRIVTVLAGIARNILDSFIRLRSGGRVFLLMLVTVLSWLFEGGVFVATLLAVGLDHPPTVGLFTMTAATLSTMIPSSPGYVGTFHYFAIEALKAFGTGAAVAGAFAVAVHLILWVTTTLVGTAFLAAGGFSRLRQRAVRPSG; encoded by the coding sequence GTGCGGACGCTGGTGGGGTTTGCCATCACCGCCGTTTTCGTTTTTCTTGTCGCGCGGCAGCTTTCTCCCGCACAGGTGCTGGATACCCTGGCGTCGCTGGATCCTGCCTGGCTGATCGCCGCGGTGTTGTCGCTGGCAGCCGGCTACCTGCTTAGAATCGTCCGCTGGCATATCATGCTCCGGGCCCAGGCATCGGACGTGTCGCTGTTCGGCTGTGCCGGACCTTTCATGATCAGCATCGCGGTCAACAACACGATGCCGCTGCGTGCCGGTGATGTCGTCCGGATCTTCGCGTTCCGCGACCGGCTCGGCCTGCAACCCAGCTTCGTTGCGGGCACGCTGCTGGTTGAACGGATCCTGGATCTGTGCGTGCTGCTGTGCCTGTTCTTCCTGACGCTCACCTTGGTGCCGTCCTCGGCCGTGCCGCAAACCCTGGTCACCCTGGCCGGCTGGTTTGCCGTCGCGGTCGTCGTGGCGCTCGGGGTGGTTTTCCTGGTTCCGCTTCATGCCCGGCGGCTTGTCGATCTGGTCGCCGGCAGCGGCGCGTTGCGCGGCAACCGCATCGTTACAGTCCTGGCGGGGATCGCACGGAACATCCTCGACAGTTTCATCCGCTTGCGATCCGGCGGCAGGGTGTTTCTGCTCATGCTGGTCACGGTGCTGTCCTGGCTGTTCGAGGGCGGCGTCTTCGTCGCGACGCTGCTGGCCGTCGGCCTGGATCACCCTCCAACGGTCGGTCTGTTCACCATGACGGCAGCCACTTTGTCGACCATGATTCCCAGTTCGCCGGGATATGTCGGGACGTTCCACTATTTCGCCATAGAGGCGCTCAAGGCGTTCGGCACCGGCGCCGCGGTGGCGGGCGCTTTCGCCGTGGCCGTCCACCTCATCCTGTGGGTTACGACGACTCTCGTCGGCACCGCGTTCCTGGCGGCCGGCGGATTTTCCCGGTTGCGCCAGCGGGCGGTCCGCCCGTCGGGATGA
- the rfbF gene encoding glucose-1-phosphate cytidylyltransferase produces the protein MKTVILAGGFGTRLAEETATRPKPMIDIGGKPLLWHIMKTYSHHGFNDFVICLGYMSYYVKEYFSNYALHTSDVTYDFVNGTRTHYNNQTEPWRVSLIDTGIDTMTGGRLKRVREYLGDETFMLTYGDGVSDVDIKELVAFHKRHGKAATVTAVQPPGRFGALEMDDDGHVGAFREKPQDEVGWINGGYFVLEPSVIDLIEGDATSWEREPLEALANQGDLVARRHRGFWQPVDTLRDKRSLEELWAGGKAPWKVWT, from the coding sequence ATGAAGACCGTCATTCTCGCCGGTGGCTTCGGTACCCGGCTGGCCGAGGAAACCGCGACGCGCCCCAAGCCCATGATCGATATCGGCGGCAAACCGCTGCTCTGGCACATCATGAAGACGTATAGCCACCACGGCTTCAACGATTTCGTGATTTGCTTGGGCTACATGTCCTACTACGTTAAAGAATACTTTTCGAACTATGCGCTGCATACGTCGGACGTGACCTATGATTTCGTGAACGGCACGCGGACGCACTACAACAATCAGACCGAACCTTGGCGCGTTTCTCTGATCGACACCGGCATCGACACCATGACCGGCGGTCGCCTCAAGCGTGTCCGGGAGTATCTCGGCGACGAGACTTTCATGCTGACCTATGGCGACGGCGTGTCGGACGTGGACATCAAGGAACTGGTCGCGTTCCACAAGCGGCACGGCAAGGCGGCGACCGTTACGGCGGTGCAACCGCCCGGGCGCTTCGGAGCGCTGGAGATGGACGATGACGGCCATGTCGGTGCATTCCGCGAGAAACCGCAGGATGAGGTCGGCTGGATCAACGGCGGCTACTTCGTCCTGGAGCCGTCGGTGATCGACCTCATCGAAGGAGACGCGACGAGTTGGGAACGCGAGCCGCTGGAAGCGCTGGCGAACCAGGGGGACTTGGTGGCGCGCCGGCACCGCGGCTTCTGGCAGCCGGTCGATACGCTGCGCGACAAGCGGTCGCTAGAGGAGTTGTGGGCCGGCGGGAAAGCTCCCTGGAAAGTGTGGACGTGA
- a CDS encoding glycosyltransferase family 2 protein: MSSARKLITICVPVYNEQDNVEPLHRRVCAVMERVADRYDFELLFTDNHSTDRTFEVLAAMAQRDPRVRVLRFSRNFGFQKSILTNYRNARGDAAIQIDCDLQDPPELMLEFIRLWEQGYKVVYGVRRKRPGDSRMLHRSRKLFYRLIDLLSEEHLPHDAGDFRLIDRDILDYLATIQDQQPYIRGIIATLGFRQIGVPYDRYARERGESKFNLWRLISLGMDGILNHSVLPLRIATFSGLIMFGLAIIGMIYYALARWMFRGDWPEGLASTSILLLFSIGMNSLLLGIIGEYLGRIYKNVKRAPLTIIESRIDSMDRPLLTAESDAGHPEYAHMSAEEQQ, translated from the coding sequence ATGAGTTCCGCGCGCAAGCTCATTACGATCTGCGTCCCGGTCTATAACGAGCAGGACAATGTCGAGCCGCTCCACCGGCGGGTCTGCGCCGTCATGGAGCGGGTCGCGGACCGTTATGATTTCGAACTGTTATTCACCGATAATCACAGTACCGACCGGACTTTCGAGGTGCTGGCCGCCATGGCCCAGCGCGACCCGCGGGTCAGAGTGCTCCGCTTCTCACGCAATTTCGGTTTCCAGAAATCGATCCTGACCAATTACCGGAACGCGCGCGGCGACGCTGCGATCCAGATCGACTGCGATCTCCAGGATCCGCCGGAGCTGATGCTGGAGTTCATCCGCCTGTGGGAGCAGGGCTATAAGGTGGTCTACGGAGTGCGCCGGAAACGTCCAGGCGACTCCCGGATGCTCCACCGGTCCCGCAAGCTGTTCTATCGCCTGATCGACCTTCTGAGCGAGGAGCATCTGCCGCATGACGCCGGCGATTTCAGGCTGATCGACCGCGACATACTGGACTATCTAGCCACCATCCAGGATCAGCAACCCTACATCCGGGGCATCATCGCGACATTGGGATTTCGCCAGATCGGCGTTCCCTACGATCGCTACGCGCGCGAACGCGGCGAAAGCAAGTTCAATCTCTGGCGCTTGATCAGCCTGGGCATGGACGGGATCCTGAACCATTCCGTCCTGCCGTTGCGGATCGCGACTTTCTCCGGCTTGATCATGTTCGGTCTTGCAATCATAGGCATGATCTATTACGCGCTTGCGCGCTGGATGTTCCGCGGCGACTGGCCGGAGGGCTTGGCGAGCACGAGCATCCTTCTGCTGTTCTCGATCGGGATGAACAGCCTGCTGCTGGGCATCATCGGCGAGTATCTCGGGCGGATCTACAAGAACGTCAAGCGGGCTCCGCTGACCATCATAGAAAGCCGGATCGATTCCATGGATCGTCCCCTTCTGACCGCCGAATCAGACGCCGGGCACCCGGAGTACGCCCACATGTCCGCCGAAGAGCAACAGTGA
- a CDS encoding NAD-dependent epimerase/dehydratase family protein: protein MSGRRILVTGGTGFIGRALVGRLVRDGHEVTCLVRGGGPTPAGAHALEIAALDEAGLHAVPVEGPFDTLFHLAAYGVRPEQRDASAMAWTNVAGTVALTAIAKRWSVAGIVYAGSCSEYAEPTEHRPVGEGDALTSTALYGASKAAGGMIGRAMAETLGIGFSWMRLFGTYGPGEADYRLIPYLIGRLGRGEEVDLTPGAQARDFLHVDDVVEGLVAAAEITRPGRTDVFNLCSGQPVTVGQVAEKVADALGRPRALLRFGARPYRHDELMWLVGDGTRFREATGWTPGIGLDDGIASMVSALAERRSP, encoded by the coding sequence ATGAGCGGCCGCCGCATCCTGGTCACCGGAGGGACCGGCTTCATCGGGCGTGCCCTTGTCGGACGGCTGGTCCGAGACGGGCATGAGGTGACCTGCCTCGTGCGGGGGGGCGGACCAACGCCCGCCGGTGCACATGCACTGGAGATTGCCGCGCTAGATGAGGCGGGGCTTCACGCCGTTCCCGTCGAGGGTCCGTTCGACACCCTGTTCCATCTTGCCGCCTACGGGGTCCGCCCGGAGCAGCGGGATGCTTCGGCGATGGCCTGGACCAATGTCGCTGGTACCGTCGCCTTGACCGCAATCGCCAAGCGGTGGAGCGTCGCCGGCATCGTCTATGCCGGCTCCTGCTCCGAATACGCCGAACCGACGGAACATCGCCCGGTCGGGGAGGGCGACGCATTGACCTCCACCGCGCTGTACGGCGCATCTAAGGCGGCCGGCGGCATGATCGGTCGCGCCATGGCGGAGACTCTGGGCATCGGCTTCAGCTGGATGCGGCTGTTCGGCACCTATGGCCCGGGCGAGGCGGACTACCGCCTGATCCCATATCTGATTGGACGCCTCGGCCGCGGCGAAGAAGTCGACCTCACCCCCGGAGCGCAGGCGCGCGATTTCCTTCATGTTGACGATGTGGTCGAGGGGCTCGTCGCGGCGGCGGAGATCACCCGGCCGGGGCGGACCGATGTCTTCAATCTCTGCTCCGGGCAACCGGTGACCGTGGGACAGGTGGCCGAGAAGGTGGCCGACGCCCTGGGCCGCCCCCGTGCCTTGCTGCGTTTCGGCGCACGGCCCTACCGCCATGACGAACTGATGTGGCTGGTCGGCGACGGTACGCGGTTCCGCGAGGCGACGGGCTGGACCCCCGGGATTGGGTTGGATGACGGCATCGCCTCCATGGTGAGTGCCCTTGCGGAGAGACGATCCCCATGA
- the rfbG gene encoding CDP-glucose 4,6-dehydratase encodes MAAWLKLCGAEVTGLSLAPEEGRPSLFEDAAIASGMTSHIGDIRDFALVRRVFDEAKPEIVFHLAAQPLVRRSYRDPLTTYGSNVMGTVHVLEAARQCDSVRTVVAVTTDKCYANEEWVWPYRETDRLGGKDPYSNSKACAELVVDSYRSSIFAMEGRVKVATARGGNVIGGGDWSEDRLVPDIVRSIAADETVVLRNPGAVRPWQHVLELIRGYMVLGQRLHLEGDAFASGWNFGPDKGNEVTVETLTRKMLAGWTGSKAEIRIEQSPLAEANYLRLDHSKAVSLLGWSPVLDLDTTINLTTDWYRRYAADPTGAGALLAEQIASYRDSPSRPEPTT; translated from the coding sequence ATGGCCGCATGGCTGAAGTTGTGCGGCGCAGAGGTGACCGGTCTCTCCCTCGCTCCGGAAGAGGGGCGTCCGAGCCTGTTCGAGGATGCCGCCATCGCCTCTGGCATGACTTCCCACATAGGCGACATCCGAGACTTCGCCCTGGTCCGCCGGGTCTTTGACGAGGCGAAGCCGGAGATCGTATTCCATCTGGCGGCCCAGCCTCTGGTCCGCCGCTCTTACCGCGACCCGCTGACGACCTACGGCTCCAACGTGATGGGGACCGTCCATGTGCTCGAGGCGGCGCGCCAGTGCGATAGTGTTCGGACGGTGGTCGCGGTCACCACCGACAAGTGCTACGCCAACGAGGAATGGGTCTGGCCCTATCGCGAGACCGACCGGCTGGGCGGCAAGGATCCATACAGCAACAGCAAGGCGTGCGCGGAGCTGGTCGTCGACAGCTACCGCAGTTCCATCTTCGCGATGGAGGGGCGTGTCAAGGTCGCCACGGCGCGCGGTGGCAACGTGATCGGCGGCGGGGACTGGTCGGAGGATCGATTGGTTCCGGACATCGTCCGGTCGATCGCCGCCGACGAGACCGTGGTCCTGCGCAATCCCGGCGCGGTGCGTCCCTGGCAGCATGTGCTGGAACTGATCCGCGGCTACATGGTGCTCGGCCAGCGCCTTCACCTGGAAGGTGATGCCTTCGCTTCGGGCTGGAACTTCGGTCCCGACAAGGGGAACGAGGTGACGGTCGAGACGCTGACCCGCAAAATGCTGGCCGGCTGGACCGGCAGCAAGGCGGAGATCAGGATCGAGCAGTCGCCGCTCGCCGAGGCCAATTACCTGAGGCTTGACCACTCCAAGGCGGTCAGCCTGCTGGGCTGGTCACCGGTCCTGGACCTGGACACCACGATAAACCTCACTACGGATTGGTACCGGCGCTACGCCGCCGATCCGACCGGTGCTGGAGCTCTGCTTGCCGAGCAGATCGCGTCATATCGGGACTCGCCTTCCCGGCCGGAACCCACGACATGA
- the dxs gene encoding 1-deoxy-D-xylulose-5-phosphate synthase has translation MTAPSKTPMLDRCTVPAQIRKLKPDQLRQLADELRTETIDAVSVTGGHLGAGLGVVELTVALHHIFDTPDDRLIWDVGHQAYPHKILTGRRDRIRTLRQGGGLSGFTKRSESEYDPFGTAHSSTSISAGYGMAVANRLSGKRNHVICVIGDGAMSAGMAYEAMNNAGSDDKSRLIVILNDNDMSIAPPVGAMSAYLSRLISSKPYLSLRHLAKDIAEHFPRPLKQAARRAEEYARGMVTGGTLFEEMGFYYVGPIDGHNLDHLLPVLQNLRDTEDTGPVLVHVVTQKGKGFAPAEASADKLHAVSKFDVVTGAQAKAKSNAPTYTRVFAQALIKEAEADDKIIAVTAAMPSGTGLDLFDKRFPDRLFDVGIAEQHAVTFCAGLATEGYKPFAAIYSTFLQRGYDQVVHDVALQSLPVRFAIDRAGLVGADGATHAGAFDIAYLGCLPNMVLMAASDEVELMDMVATAAAIDDRPSAFRYPRGEGVGRDMPERGRVLEIGKGRVVQEGSKVALLSFGARLQECVAAAQDLAAHGLSTTVVDARFAKPLDEDLIRRVAASHEVVITIEEGSVGGFGSFVLHFLAGAGLLDHGLKIRCMVLPDQFLDHDTPVKQYEEAGLAARHIVATALKAMGVDGAALPGHGAVRA, from the coding sequence TTGACCGCACCCAGCAAGACCCCGATGCTCGATCGCTGCACCGTTCCGGCCCAGATCCGAAAGCTCAAGCCCGATCAGCTGCGGCAACTGGCGGACGAACTGCGGACGGAGACGATCGACGCGGTTTCGGTGACCGGCGGCCATCTCGGCGCCGGCCTGGGCGTGGTCGAACTGACGGTGGCCCTCCACCATATCTTCGACACGCCGGATGACCGGCTGATCTGGGATGTCGGACACCAGGCCTATCCGCACAAGATCCTCACCGGGCGGCGCGACCGTATCCGCACGCTGCGTCAAGGGGGAGGCCTGTCGGGCTTCACCAAGCGGTCGGAGAGCGAGTACGACCCGTTCGGCACCGCCCACAGCTCTACTTCGATCTCGGCCGGGTACGGCATGGCGGTCGCGAACCGGCTGTCAGGCAAGCGCAACCATGTGATCTGCGTGATCGGCGACGGCGCCATGAGCGCCGGCATGGCCTATGAGGCGATGAACAACGCCGGAAGCGACGACAAGTCACGCCTGATCGTCATCCTCAACGACAACGACATGTCGATCGCCCCGCCGGTCGGCGCCATGAGCGCCTACCTGTCGCGGCTGATCTCGTCCAAGCCGTACCTGAGCCTGCGCCACCTCGCCAAGGATATCGCGGAGCATTTCCCCCGGCCGCTCAAGCAGGCCGCGCGGCGGGCGGAAGAGTACGCCCGCGGCATGGTGACCGGCGGCACCCTGTTCGAGGAGATGGGCTTCTACTATGTCGGCCCGATCGACGGCCATAACCTGGACCACCTGCTTCCGGTGCTGCAGAACCTGCGCGACACCGAGGACACGGGGCCGGTCCTGGTCCATGTGGTGACCCAGAAGGGCAAGGGCTTCGCACCGGCGGAGGCATCGGCCGACAAGCTCCACGCCGTTTCCAAGTTCGACGTGGTGACCGGCGCCCAGGCCAAGGCCAAGTCCAACGCGCCCACATATACCCGTGTCTTCGCCCAGGCGCTGATCAAGGAAGCCGAAGCCGACGACAAGATCATCGCGGTGACCGCCGCTATGCCGTCCGGCACGGGCCTCGACCTGTTCGACAAGCGCTTCCCGGACCGCCTGTTCGACGTCGGCATCGCCGAGCAGCACGCGGTCACTTTCTGCGCCGGATTGGCGACCGAGGGGTACAAGCCCTTCGCCGCGATCTATTCGACCTTCCTGCAGCGCGGCTATGACCAGGTCGTCCATGACGTGGCGCTGCAGTCCCTGCCGGTCCGCTTCGCGATCGACCGCGCCGGTCTGGTCGGCGCCGACGGCGCCACCCATGCCGGGGCATTCGATATCGCCTACCTCGGCTGCCTGCCGAACATGGTGCTGATGGCCGCTTCGGACGAGGTCGAACTGATGGACATGGTCGCGACCGCCGCGGCGATCGACGACCGGCCCAGCGCTTTCCGCTATCCCCGCGGCGAAGGCGTCGGCCGCGACATGCCGGAGCGGGGCAGGGTGCTGGAAATCGGCAAGGGGCGGGTGGTCCAGGAAGGCAGCAAGGTCGCCTTGCTCAGCTTCGGCGCCCGTCTCCAGGAATGCGTGGCCGCTGCCCAGGACTTGGCTGCGCACGGCCTGTCCACGACGGTCGTGGATGCCCGCTTCGCCAAGCCGCTGGACGAGGATCTGATCCGGCGGGTCGCCGCTTCGCATGAGGTCGTGATCACCATCGAGGAGGGTTCGGTCGGCGGTTTCGGCAGCTTCGTCCTGCACTTCCTGGCCGGCGCCGGGCTGCTCGACCACGGGCTGAAGATCCGGTGTATGGTGTTGCCCGACCAGTTCCTGGACCATGACACGCCCGTGAAGCAGTACGAGGAAGCCGGCCTTGCCGCCCGGCATATCGTCGCGACGGCCCTGAAGGCGATGGGAGTGGACGGGGCCGCCTTGCCCGGCCACGGCGCCGTACGGGCCTGA
- a CDS encoding polyprenyl synthetase family protein gives MGEAAELVEQEIDHLLPMSDTTEAKLFEAMRYACLGGGKRLRPFLVMTSAGLFGVARDCAVRVAAAVEFVHCYSLVHDDLPAMDNSDLRRGRPTVHKRFDDATAILAGDALLTLAFEVLADPATHEDPKVRCSLVAALAKAAGMHGMVGGQMLDLIAETTQFDMGATTRLQRLKTGEMIAFSCCAGAILGRASPPQMQALHNYAHDLGLAFQIADDLLDIDGDPSVTGKPARQDAAAGKATFVSILGVERARDQARLLADQAARHLEVFDGRADILKSVATYVVERRH, from the coding sequence ATGGGCGAAGCGGCCGAACTGGTCGAACAGGAAATCGACCATCTCCTGCCGATGTCCGACACCACCGAGGCCAAGCTGTTCGAGGCGATGCGCTACGCGTGCCTGGGCGGCGGCAAGCGGCTGCGGCCCTTCCTGGTCATGACCAGCGCCGGCCTGTTCGGCGTCGCCCGCGACTGCGCGGTGCGCGTGGCGGCGGCCGTGGAATTCGTCCACTGCTATTCGCTGGTTCACGACGACCTGCCGGCGATGGACAATTCGGACCTGCGGCGCGGCCGGCCGACCGTCCACAAGCGTTTCGACGATGCGACCGCCATCCTGGCCGGCGACGCCCTGCTGACCCTCGCGTTCGAGGTGCTGGCGGATCCGGCGACGCACGAGGATCCCAAGGTCCGCTGCTCGCTGGTCGCGGCGCTGGCCAAGGCGGCCGGCATGCACGGCATGGTCGGCGGCCAGATGCTCGATCTGATCGCGGAGACGACGCAGTTCGACATGGGAGCCACGACCCGGCTTCAGCGGCTCAAGACGGGCGAGATGATCGCCTTCTCGTGCTGCGCCGGCGCCATCCTGGGGCGTGCGTCGCCGCCCCAGATGCAGGCCCTGCATAATTATGCCCATGACCTGGGCCTTGCCTTCCAGATCGCCGACGATCTGCTCGACATCGACGGCGACCCGTCCGTTACGGGCAAGCCGGCGCGCCAGGACGCGGCGGCCGGCAAGGCGACCTTTGTCTCGATCCTGGGCGTCGAGCGCGCGCGCGACCAAGCGCGCCTGCTGGCCGACCAGGCCGCCCGTCATCTCGAAGTTTTCGACGGCAGGGCGGATATCCTGAAATCTGTCGCAACCTATGTCGTTGAGCGGCGTCATTGA
- a CDS encoding exodeoxyribonuclease VII small subunit: MADPAIPPDVAALSFEDALGELERIVRQLEEGRAKLDDAISSYERGTALRRHCEAKLREAQAKVDRITVAADGSIGAEPARIE; this comes from the coding sequence ATGGCTGACCCCGCAATACCCCCCGATGTCGCAGCGCTGAGTTTCGAAGACGCCTTGGGCGAGCTGGAGCGTATCGTACGCCAGCTCGAGGAGGGCCGCGCCAAGCTCGACGACGCGATATCGTCCTATGAGCGCGGCACGGCATTACGCCGCCACTGCGAAGCCAAGCTTCGCGAGGCCCAGGCGAAGGTCGACCGGATCACCGTCGCCGCCGACGGCTCGATCGGCGCAGAACCCGCGCGGATCGAATAG
- a CDS encoding histone deacetylase family protein codes for MYTSLFSHPSCIDHDTGIGHPECPERLKAVLAALEGEAFHFLDRRIAPRAEIEQLARVHPISYIERVLAAIPAEGHVELDNDTVLCPSSGEAALRAAGAVCAAVDAVMSGEARNAFCATRPPGHHAETARAMGFCLFNNVAVGAEHARKVHGISRVAVIDFDVHHGNGTQDIFQNDPGLFYASTHQAHLYPNTGLLEERGVADNIVNVPLPEMAGSPEFRHAMTTRIFPALEHFQPELIMISAGFDAHTRDPLASLHLVDDDYVWVTRKLGEFAREYCGARIVSTLEGGYDIRALASSCAAHVQELMAA; via the coding sequence ATGTATACCTCCCTTTTCAGCCATCCCTCCTGCATCGACCATGACACCGGCATCGGGCATCCGGAATGCCCCGAGCGCCTGAAAGCCGTCCTGGCGGCGCTGGAAGGCGAGGCTTTCCATTTCCTCGACCGCCGCATCGCGCCGCGCGCCGAGATCGAGCAACTCGCCCGGGTCCATCCGATCTCCTACATCGAGCGAGTGCTGGCAGCGATCCCGGCCGAGGGCCATGTGGAGCTGGACAACGACACCGTGCTGTGCCCCAGCTCGGGGGAGGCGGCGCTCCGTGCCGCCGGCGCCGTATGCGCCGCGGTCGACGCGGTGATGAGCGGTGAGGCGCGCAACGCCTTCTGCGCCACCCGGCCGCCGGGCCACCATGCCGAAACGGCCCGGGCGATGGGCTTCTGCCTGTTCAACAACGTCGCGGTCGGCGCCGAGCATGCGCGCAAGGTCCACGGCATCAGCCGGGTCGCCGTGATCGATTTCGACGTCCACCACGGCAACGGCACCCAGGACATCTTCCAGAACGATCCGGGCCTGTTCTACGCCTCGACGCACCAGGCCCACCTGTACCCGAACACCGGGCTCTTGGAGGAGCGCGGCGTAGCCGACAACATCGTGAACGTGCCGCTGCCGGAGATGGCGGGCAGCCCGGAGTTCCGCCACGCCATGACGACCCGGATCTTCCCGGCGCTGGAGCATTTCCAGCCGGAGCTGATCATGATCTCGGCCGGTTTCGACGCGCACACCCGGGATCCGCTGGCCAGCCTGCACCTTGTCGATGACGACTATGTCTGGGTGACCCGCAAGCTCGGCGAGTTCGCGCGCGAATATTGCGGTGCACGCATCGTATCTACCCTGGAAGGGGGGTACGACATTCGCGCCCTTGCCTCAAGTTGCGCCGCGCACGTACAGGAACTGATGGCGGCTTGA
- a CDS encoding sulfurtransferase TusA family protein, which yields MADHTLDAKDLTCPLPVLRARKAMKHLAPDDVLVIEATDPAATKDFPAFCEATGHELLSVDQDGAVYTFRIRKAG from the coding sequence ATGGCAGATCACACCCTCGACGCGAAGGACCTGACATGCCCGCTGCCCGTGCTGCGCGCCCGGAAGGCGATGAAGCACCTGGCTCCCGATGACGTCCTGGTGATCGAGGCGACCGACCCCGCCGCCACGAAGGATTTCCCGGCTTTCTGCGAGGCGACCGGCCACGAACTCCTGTCGGTCGACCAGGACGGCGCCGTCTATACCTTCAGGATACGGAAGGCCGGCTGA